In the Malaclemys terrapin pileata isolate rMalTer1 chromosome 12, rMalTer1.hap1, whole genome shotgun sequence genome, one interval contains:
- the LOC128846405 gene encoding mucin-1-like isoform X1: MDKGRGNPLGCSVGGTQCSPIGEGLLELASQGLPLVQREPPGNDSHPGAVAPTECDLPQTQGGATLPSPGGLPDLTSLLPPEGCSVPLLDPASWVEGENVWVLELQPYGDPSAGDEAVKLEPQGPFLRSSVKAVKQETPKPGVAGMPEPEGPFLRSSVRALKQEMPEPGIAGMPEPEGPFLRSAVRAVKQEMQEPGVAGMLEPEGPFLRSTARAVKRETLEPEGPFLRSSVRALKQEMPKPGIAGMPEPQGPFLRSAVRAVKQEMPEPGIAGMLEPEGPFLRSTGENIPWIPEQGRAGGSQHRAERRNTPRRRQGKNSCYDPLPGRQGGSPLRDITVPQSAAAGGPPHTCATCGKSFSRRSKLSSHQRNHTGDKPHSCGDCGKGFLWRSDLLRHQLMHTGERPHHCSQCGRGFSRASRLLQHQRVHMETSHGTEGSPVPSVLQGVHGEPGHGVGRTPGLSEGQRVHLEPGHGVGQSPGLNEGQGVYVEPGHGVGQSPGLNEGLGVHAEPDHGVERSPGMNESQGVHSEPDHGVGWSPRLSEGQGVHVEPGHGVGRSLGLSDGQGVHAEPCHGVGQSLGLSEGQGVHVEPGNGTERTWALSTLQRSHTEPAHGGEGNVEQSPTLFALQGVHGELCHGAGWSPVLTTLQGIHTEPGHRVGRSLGLHEGLGVHAEPAHGVGRSPGLNEGQGVLVEPDHGVGHSPGLSEGQRVHVEPSNGAERTWALTTLQGVHAEPCHGAGWSPVLTTLQRSHAEPAHGGEGNVAQSPTLFALQGVHGEPCHGAGWSPVLTTLQGIHAEPGHGVGWSPVLTTLQGIHGEPGHGARWSPVLTTLQGVHVEPCHGAGWSPVLTTLQGVHAEPGHGPGWTPMLTTLQGVHAEPGHGAGWSPMLTTLQGVHGEPCHGQEWNPALNALQGIHGEPSHSPEGNPALIALQRVHAEPWHGAEGNVAQCPTVFALQRIHAEPCYGTEGPAAQSLELIVLQRVHGEPCHEAEGSSALITLQGVHGEPCHGTEQSPALHAVQTVHGEPCHSTEQSPTLSAVQTVHGEPCHGTEQSPALHAVHRVHGEPCHGIEQSPALSAVQTVHGEPCHGTEQSPALSAVQTVHREPCHGAESPMAQSLALAALQSLQAREAQCVITEQGGGLAETPPSPVALVQENLFQCPECQKCFSRSSYLVKHRRIHGAGKPHQCPQCGKCFSQRSYLCKHRRIHAVAAGKPHECALCGKRFSLRSYLCKHRRIHTR, from the exons ATGGATAAGGGAAGGGGAAATCCCTTGGGATGCTCAGTAGGGGGCACCCAGTGCAGCCCCATCGGTGAGGGGCTGTTGGAATTGGCCTCCCAAGGGCTTCCCCTGGTGCAGCGGGAGCCTCCAGGCAATGACAGTCACCCTGGGGCTGTAGCTCCTACGGAGTGTGACCTCCCCCAGACACAGGGTggtgccaccctcccatccccaggaGGTCTCCCTGACCTCACCTCTTTGCTTCCTCCAGAAGGATGCTCTGTCCCCCTGCTGGACCCGGCGTCCTGGGTGGAAGGGGAGAACGTGTGGGTGCTGGAGCTGCAGCCCTACGGCGATCCCAGTG CAGGTGACGAAGCGGTAAAGCTGGAGCCGCAGGGGCCGTTCCTGAGAAGCTCTGTGAAGGCTGTAAAGCAGGAGACGCCGAAGCCAGGCGTAGCAGGGATGCCGGAGCCGGAGGGGCCGTTCCTGAGAAGCTCTGTGAGGGCTTTAAAGCAGGAGATGCCTGAGCCAGGCATAGCAGGGATGCCAGAGCCGGAGGGGCCGTTCCTGAGAAGTGCTGTGAGGGCTGTAAAGCAGGAGATGCAAGAACCAGGCGTAGCAGGGATGCTGGAACCGGAGGGGCCGTTCCTGAGAAGCACAGCGAGGGCTGTAAAGCGGGAGACATTGGAGCCGGAGGGGCCGTTCCTGAGAAGCTCTGTGAGGGCTTTAAAGCAGGAGATGCCCAAGCCAGGCATAGCAGGGATGCCGGAGCCGCAGGGGCCGTTCCTGAGAAGTGCTGTGAGGGCTGTAAAGCAGGAGATGCCGGAGCCAGGCATAGCAGGGATGCTGGAGCCAGAGGGGCCGTTCCTGAGAAGCACTGGAGAGAACATTCCCTGGATCCcggagcagggcagagctggcgGGAGCCAGCACCGGGCAGAGAGGAGGAACACTCCACGGAGGAGGCAGGGTAAGAACAGCTGCTATGACCCTCTGCCGGGGAGGCAAGGGGGCAGCCCCCTGCGGGACATCACTGTGCCCCAGAGCGCAGCTGCAGGGGGGCCACCCCACACGTGTGCCACCTGTGGAAAGAGTTTCAGCCGCCGCTCCAAGCTGAGCTCCCACCAGAGGAACCACACTGGAGATAAACCCCACAGCTGTGGGGACTGTGGGAAGGGCTTCCTGTGGCGCTCGGACCTGCTCCGGCATCAGCTCATGCACACGGGGGAGCGTCCCCACCACTGCTCCCAGTGTGGCCGTGGCTTCAGCCGGGCCTCGCGGCTTCTGCAGCATCAGAGAGTCCACATGGAAACCAGCCACGGAACAGAGGGCAGCCCAGTGCCAAGTGTGCTGCAGGGAGTACACGGGGAGCCTGGCCATGGAGTGGGGCGGACCCCAGGGCTGAGCGAGGGCCAGAGGGTCCACTTGGAGCCTGGccatggggtggggcagagcccggggctgaATGAGGGCCAGGGAGTCTACGTGGAGCCCGGCCACGGTGtggggcagagcccggggctgaATGAGGGGCTGGGAGTTCACGCAGAGCCCGACCATGGAGTGGAGCGGAGCCCAGGGATGAATGAGAGCCAGGGAGTCCACTCAGAGCCCGACCACGGAGTGGGGTGGAGCCCGAGGCTGAGTGAGGGGCAAGGAGTCCACGTGGAGCCTGGCCATGGAGTGGGGCGGAGCCTGGGGCTGAGTGATGGGCAGGGAGTCCACGCGGAACCTTGCCACGGagtggggcagagcctggggctgaGTGAGGGGCAGGGAGTCCACGTGGAGCCTGGCAATGGAACAGAGAGGACCTGGGCTCTGAGTACGCTGCAGAGAAGCCATACAGAGCCTGCCCATGGAGGGGAGGGCAATGTGGAACAGAGCCCAACTTTGTTTGCACTGCAGGGAGTCCATGGAGAGCTCTGTCATGGAGCGGGGTGGAGCCCGGTGCTCACCACACTGCAGGGCATCCACACAGAGCCTGGCCACAGAGTGGGGCGGAGCCTGGGGCTGCATGAGGGGCTGGGAGTCCATGCAGAGCCAGCCCACGGAGTGGGGCGGAGCCCGGGGCTGAatgaggggcagggagtcctCGTGGAGCCTGACCATGGAGTGGGGCACAGCCCAGGGCTGAGTGAGGGGCAGAGAGTCCATGTGGAGCCCAGCAATGGAGCAGAGAGGACCTGGGCTCTGACTACGCTGCAAGGAGTCCATGCAGAGCCCTGCCACGGGGCGGGGTGGAGTCCAGTGCTGACTACACTGCAGAGAAGCCACGCGGAGCCTGCCCATGGAGGGGAGGGCAATGTGGCACAGAGCCCAACCTTGTTTGCACTTCAGGGAGTCCACGGAGAACCCTGCCATGGAGCGGGGTGGAGCCCGGTGCTCACTACACTGCAGGGCATCCACGCAGAGCCGGGCCATGGAGTGGGCTGGAGCCCAGTACTCACTACACTGCAGGGCATCCATGGAGAGCCAGGTCATGGAGCAAGGTGGAGCCCAGTGCTAACTACACTGCAGGGCGTCCATGTGGAACCCTGCCACGGAGCAGGGTGGAGCCCGGTGCTCACTACGCTGCAGGGTGTTCATGCAGAGCCAGGCCACGGACCGGGGTGGACCCCAATGCTCACTACACTGCAGGGTGTCCACGCAGAGCCAGGCCACGGAGCAGGGTGGAGCCCCATGCTCACTACGCTGCAGGGAGTCCACGGGGAGCCCTGCCATGGACAAGAATGGAACCCAGCCCTGAATGCATTGCAGGGCATCCATGGGGAGCCCAGCCACAGCCCAGAAGGGAACCCGGCACTGATTGCCTTGCAGAGGGTGCACGCAGAGCCCTGGCACGGCGCAGAGGGTAATGTGGCACAATGCCCAACTGTGTTTGCGCTGCAGAGAATTCATGCAGAGCCCTGCTACGGCACTGAGGGACCCGCGGCCCAGAGCCTGGAACTGATTGTGCTGCAGAGAGTCCACGGGGAGCCCTGCCATGAAGCAGAGGGGAGCTCAGCCCTGATTACCCTGCAGGGAGTCCACGGGGAGCCCTGCCACGGCACCGAGCAGAGCCCGGCACTGCATGCAGTGCAGACAGTCCACGGGGAGCCCTGCCACAGCACCGAGCAGAGCCCGACACTGAGTGCAGTGCAGACAGTCCACGGGGAGCCCTGCCACGGCACTGAGCAGAGCCCGGCACTGCATGCAGTGCACAGAGTCCATGGGGAGCCCTGCCACGGCATCGAGCAGAGCCCGGCACTGAGTGCAGTGCAGACAGTCCATGGGGAGCCCTGCCATGGCACCGAGCAGAGCCCGGCACTGAGTGCAGTGCAGACAGTCCACAGGGAGCCCTGCCACGGAGCAGAGAGTCCCATGGCCCAGAGCCTGGCGCTGGCTGCGCTGCAGAGTCTCCAGGCCAGAGAGGCTCAATGTGTCATCACTGAGCAAGGGGGAGGCCTGGctgagacccccccatcccccgtggCCTTGGTGCAGGAGAATCTCTTCCAATGTCCCGAGTGCCAAAAGTGCTTCAGCCGCAGCTCGTACCTGGTGAAGCACCGCCGGATCCACGGGGCGGGGAAGCCCCACCAGTGCCCCCAGTGTGGCAAGTGCTTCAGCCAGCGCTCGTACCTCTGCAAGCACCGCCGCATCCATGCCGTGGCAGCCGGCAAACCCCACGAGTGTGCGCTGTGCGGCAAGCGCTTCAGCCTTCGGTCCTACCTCTGCAAACACCGCCGCATCCACACAAGATAG
- the LOC128846405 gene encoding mucin-1-like isoform X2, with amino-acid sequence MDKGRGNPLGCSVGGTQCSPIGEGLLELASQGLPLVQREPPGNDSHPGAVAPTECDLPQTQGGATLPSPGGLPDLTSLLPPEGCSVPLLDPASWVEGENVWVLELQPYGDPSGDEAVKLEPQGPFLRSSVKAVKQETPKPGVAGMPEPEGPFLRSSVRALKQEMPEPGIAGMPEPEGPFLRSAVRAVKQEMQEPGVAGMLEPEGPFLRSTARAVKRETLEPEGPFLRSSVRALKQEMPKPGIAGMPEPQGPFLRSAVRAVKQEMPEPGIAGMLEPEGPFLRSTGENIPWIPEQGRAGGSQHRAERRNTPRRRQGKNSCYDPLPGRQGGSPLRDITVPQSAAAGGPPHTCATCGKSFSRRSKLSSHQRNHTGDKPHSCGDCGKGFLWRSDLLRHQLMHTGERPHHCSQCGRGFSRASRLLQHQRVHMETSHGTEGSPVPSVLQGVHGEPGHGVGRTPGLSEGQRVHLEPGHGVGQSPGLNEGQGVYVEPGHGVGQSPGLNEGLGVHAEPDHGVERSPGMNESQGVHSEPDHGVGWSPRLSEGQGVHVEPGHGVGRSLGLSDGQGVHAEPCHGVGQSLGLSEGQGVHVEPGNGTERTWALSTLQRSHTEPAHGGEGNVEQSPTLFALQGVHGELCHGAGWSPVLTTLQGIHTEPGHRVGRSLGLHEGLGVHAEPAHGVGRSPGLNEGQGVLVEPDHGVGHSPGLSEGQRVHVEPSNGAERTWALTTLQGVHAEPCHGAGWSPVLTTLQRSHAEPAHGGEGNVAQSPTLFALQGVHGEPCHGAGWSPVLTTLQGIHAEPGHGVGWSPVLTTLQGIHGEPGHGARWSPVLTTLQGVHVEPCHGAGWSPVLTTLQGVHAEPGHGPGWTPMLTTLQGVHAEPGHGAGWSPMLTTLQGVHGEPCHGQEWNPALNALQGIHGEPSHSPEGNPALIALQRVHAEPWHGAEGNVAQCPTVFALQRIHAEPCYGTEGPAAQSLELIVLQRVHGEPCHEAEGSSALITLQGVHGEPCHGTEQSPALHAVQTVHGEPCHSTEQSPTLSAVQTVHGEPCHGTEQSPALHAVHRVHGEPCHGIEQSPALSAVQTVHGEPCHGTEQSPALSAVQTVHREPCHGAESPMAQSLALAALQSLQAREAQCVITEQGGGLAETPPSPVALVQENLFQCPECQKCFSRSSYLVKHRRIHGAGKPHQCPQCGKCFSQRSYLCKHRRIHAVAAGKPHECALCGKRFSLRSYLCKHRRIHTR; translated from the exons ATGGATAAGGGAAGGGGAAATCCCTTGGGATGCTCAGTAGGGGGCACCCAGTGCAGCCCCATCGGTGAGGGGCTGTTGGAATTGGCCTCCCAAGGGCTTCCCCTGGTGCAGCGGGAGCCTCCAGGCAATGACAGTCACCCTGGGGCTGTAGCTCCTACGGAGTGTGACCTCCCCCAGACACAGGGTggtgccaccctcccatccccaggaGGTCTCCCTGACCTCACCTCTTTGCTTCCTCCAGAAGGATGCTCTGTCCCCCTGCTGGACCCGGCGTCCTGGGTGGAAGGGGAGAACGTGTGGGTGCTGGAGCTGCAGCCCTACGGCGATCCCAGTG GTGACGAAGCGGTAAAGCTGGAGCCGCAGGGGCCGTTCCTGAGAAGCTCTGTGAAGGCTGTAAAGCAGGAGACGCCGAAGCCAGGCGTAGCAGGGATGCCGGAGCCGGAGGGGCCGTTCCTGAGAAGCTCTGTGAGGGCTTTAAAGCAGGAGATGCCTGAGCCAGGCATAGCAGGGATGCCAGAGCCGGAGGGGCCGTTCCTGAGAAGTGCTGTGAGGGCTGTAAAGCAGGAGATGCAAGAACCAGGCGTAGCAGGGATGCTGGAACCGGAGGGGCCGTTCCTGAGAAGCACAGCGAGGGCTGTAAAGCGGGAGACATTGGAGCCGGAGGGGCCGTTCCTGAGAAGCTCTGTGAGGGCTTTAAAGCAGGAGATGCCCAAGCCAGGCATAGCAGGGATGCCGGAGCCGCAGGGGCCGTTCCTGAGAAGTGCTGTGAGGGCTGTAAAGCAGGAGATGCCGGAGCCAGGCATAGCAGGGATGCTGGAGCCAGAGGGGCCGTTCCTGAGAAGCACTGGAGAGAACATTCCCTGGATCCcggagcagggcagagctggcgGGAGCCAGCACCGGGCAGAGAGGAGGAACACTCCACGGAGGAGGCAGGGTAAGAACAGCTGCTATGACCCTCTGCCGGGGAGGCAAGGGGGCAGCCCCCTGCGGGACATCACTGTGCCCCAGAGCGCAGCTGCAGGGGGGCCACCCCACACGTGTGCCACCTGTGGAAAGAGTTTCAGCCGCCGCTCCAAGCTGAGCTCCCACCAGAGGAACCACACTGGAGATAAACCCCACAGCTGTGGGGACTGTGGGAAGGGCTTCCTGTGGCGCTCGGACCTGCTCCGGCATCAGCTCATGCACACGGGGGAGCGTCCCCACCACTGCTCCCAGTGTGGCCGTGGCTTCAGCCGGGCCTCGCGGCTTCTGCAGCATCAGAGAGTCCACATGGAAACCAGCCACGGAACAGAGGGCAGCCCAGTGCCAAGTGTGCTGCAGGGAGTACACGGGGAGCCTGGCCATGGAGTGGGGCGGACCCCAGGGCTGAGCGAGGGCCAGAGGGTCCACTTGGAGCCTGGccatggggtggggcagagcccggggctgaATGAGGGCCAGGGAGTCTACGTGGAGCCCGGCCACGGTGtggggcagagcccggggctgaATGAGGGGCTGGGAGTTCACGCAGAGCCCGACCATGGAGTGGAGCGGAGCCCAGGGATGAATGAGAGCCAGGGAGTCCACTCAGAGCCCGACCACGGAGTGGGGTGGAGCCCGAGGCTGAGTGAGGGGCAAGGAGTCCACGTGGAGCCTGGCCATGGAGTGGGGCGGAGCCTGGGGCTGAGTGATGGGCAGGGAGTCCACGCGGAACCTTGCCACGGagtggggcagagcctggggctgaGTGAGGGGCAGGGAGTCCACGTGGAGCCTGGCAATGGAACAGAGAGGACCTGGGCTCTGAGTACGCTGCAGAGAAGCCATACAGAGCCTGCCCATGGAGGGGAGGGCAATGTGGAACAGAGCCCAACTTTGTTTGCACTGCAGGGAGTCCATGGAGAGCTCTGTCATGGAGCGGGGTGGAGCCCGGTGCTCACCACACTGCAGGGCATCCACACAGAGCCTGGCCACAGAGTGGGGCGGAGCCTGGGGCTGCATGAGGGGCTGGGAGTCCATGCAGAGCCAGCCCACGGAGTGGGGCGGAGCCCGGGGCTGAatgaggggcagggagtcctCGTGGAGCCTGACCATGGAGTGGGGCACAGCCCAGGGCTGAGTGAGGGGCAGAGAGTCCATGTGGAGCCCAGCAATGGAGCAGAGAGGACCTGGGCTCTGACTACGCTGCAAGGAGTCCATGCAGAGCCCTGCCACGGGGCGGGGTGGAGTCCAGTGCTGACTACACTGCAGAGAAGCCACGCGGAGCCTGCCCATGGAGGGGAGGGCAATGTGGCACAGAGCCCAACCTTGTTTGCACTTCAGGGAGTCCACGGAGAACCCTGCCATGGAGCGGGGTGGAGCCCGGTGCTCACTACACTGCAGGGCATCCACGCAGAGCCGGGCCATGGAGTGGGCTGGAGCCCAGTACTCACTACACTGCAGGGCATCCATGGAGAGCCAGGTCATGGAGCAAGGTGGAGCCCAGTGCTAACTACACTGCAGGGCGTCCATGTGGAACCCTGCCACGGAGCAGGGTGGAGCCCGGTGCTCACTACGCTGCAGGGTGTTCATGCAGAGCCAGGCCACGGACCGGGGTGGACCCCAATGCTCACTACACTGCAGGGTGTCCACGCAGAGCCAGGCCACGGAGCAGGGTGGAGCCCCATGCTCACTACGCTGCAGGGAGTCCACGGGGAGCCCTGCCATGGACAAGAATGGAACCCAGCCCTGAATGCATTGCAGGGCATCCATGGGGAGCCCAGCCACAGCCCAGAAGGGAACCCGGCACTGATTGCCTTGCAGAGGGTGCACGCAGAGCCCTGGCACGGCGCAGAGGGTAATGTGGCACAATGCCCAACTGTGTTTGCGCTGCAGAGAATTCATGCAGAGCCCTGCTACGGCACTGAGGGACCCGCGGCCCAGAGCCTGGAACTGATTGTGCTGCAGAGAGTCCACGGGGAGCCCTGCCATGAAGCAGAGGGGAGCTCAGCCCTGATTACCCTGCAGGGAGTCCACGGGGAGCCCTGCCACGGCACCGAGCAGAGCCCGGCACTGCATGCAGTGCAGACAGTCCACGGGGAGCCCTGCCACAGCACCGAGCAGAGCCCGACACTGAGTGCAGTGCAGACAGTCCACGGGGAGCCCTGCCACGGCACTGAGCAGAGCCCGGCACTGCATGCAGTGCACAGAGTCCATGGGGAGCCCTGCCACGGCATCGAGCAGAGCCCGGCACTGAGTGCAGTGCAGACAGTCCATGGGGAGCCCTGCCATGGCACCGAGCAGAGCCCGGCACTGAGTGCAGTGCAGACAGTCCACAGGGAGCCCTGCCACGGAGCAGAGAGTCCCATGGCCCAGAGCCTGGCGCTGGCTGCGCTGCAGAGTCTCCAGGCCAGAGAGGCTCAATGTGTCATCACTGAGCAAGGGGGAGGCCTGGctgagacccccccatcccccgtggCCTTGGTGCAGGAGAATCTCTTCCAATGTCCCGAGTGCCAAAAGTGCTTCAGCCGCAGCTCGTACCTGGTGAAGCACCGCCGGATCCACGGGGCGGGGAAGCCCCACCAGTGCCCCCAGTGTGGCAAGTGCTTCAGCCAGCGCTCGTACCTCTGCAAGCACCGCCGCATCCATGCCGTGGCAGCCGGCAAACCCCACGAGTGTGCGCTGTGCGGCAAGCGCTTCAGCCTTCGGTCCTACCTCTGCAAACACCGCCGCATCCACACAAGATAG